From Lagenorhynchus albirostris chromosome 10, mLagAlb1.1, whole genome shotgun sequence, the proteins below share one genomic window:
- the ZSCAN23 gene encoding zinc finger and SCAN domain-containing protein 23: MTTALALQTPEMQGGLIAVKVKEEEGDHAYGQESGLSRDNPHTREIFRRRFRQFCYQETPGPREALRRLRELCHQWLRPEMHTKEQILELLVLEQFLTILPEELQAWMREHRPVSGEEAVTVLEDLERELDEPGEQVPVHDHEQEELVKEKATLGAAQESSGGQLQTLEEQPQWNLRGVCPVQEIDDEAGTWNVELAPERDLSKETKSRVEVPEKLNGNIIPVPECGETCDHEGRWERQRVSSSVERPYICGECGKSFTQNSILIEHQRTHTGEKPYECDECGRAFSQRSGLFQHQRLHTGEKRYQCSVCGKAFSQNAGLFHHLRIHTGEKPYQCSQCSKSFSRRSVLIKHQRIHTGERPYECEECGKNFSYHCNLVQHRKVHPVAESS, encoded by the exons ATGACCACAGCCTTGGCCCTTCAGACTCCAGAGATGCAGGGGGGACTTATAGCAGTGAAGgtaaaagaggaagagggagaccATGCCTATGGGCAAGAATCTGGCCTGTCAAGAGATAACCCTCACACCAGAGAGATCTTTCGTAGACGCTTCAGGCAATTCTGCTACCAGGAGACACCTGGGCCCCGAGAGGCTCTTCGAAGACTCCGGGAACTCTGCCATCAGTGGCTGAGACCAGAGATGCACACCAAGGAGCAGATCCTGGAGCTGCTGGTGCTGGAGCAGTTCCTGACCATCCTGCCCGAGGAGCTCCAGGCCTGGATGAGAGAGCACCGCCCAGTGAGTGGAGAGGAGGCGGTAACTGTGCTGGAGGATTTGGAGAGAGAGCTGGATGAACCAGGAGAGCAG GTCCCAGTCCATGATCATGAACAGGAAGAGCTTGTGAAGGAGAAAGCAACTCTAGGAGCAGCCCAGGAGTCGTCTGGTGGCCAGCTCCAAACCTTGGAAGAGCAGCCTCAGTGGAACTTGCGAGGCGTGTGCCCGGTTCAGGAGATTG ATGATGAGGCTGGGACTTGGAATGTGGAGTTAGCCCCAGAGAGGGATCTGTCTAAAGAAACGAAATCTCGTGTGGAAGTACCTGAAAAATTGAATGGTAATATTATTCCAGTGCCTGAGTGTGGAGAGACCTGTGACCACGAAGGCAGATGGGAAAGGCAACGGGTAAGCTCTTCAGTGGAGAGACCCTATATCTGTGGTGAATGTGGGAAAAGCTTCACCCAGAATTCCATCCTCATCGAGCACCAGAGAACGCACACGGGCGAGAAGCCCTATGAGTGTGATGAATGTGGGCGGGCCTTCAGCCAGCGGTCAGGCCTCTTCCAGCACCAGAGGCTCCACACTGGGGAGAAGCGCTACCAGTGCAGCGTTTGTGGTAAAGCCTTCAGCCAGAACGCTGGGCTTTTCCATCACCTCAGGATCCACACGGGGGAGAAACCTTACCAGTGCAGTCAGTGCAGTAAGAGCTTTAGTCGACGTTCTGTCCTCATTaagcatcagagaattcacactggagaaagaccTTATGAATGTGAGGAATGTGGCAAGAACTTCAGTTACCACTGCAACCTTGTCCAGCATCGGAAAGTCCACCCTGTGGCTGAATCCAGCTAG